From a single Chitinophaga sp. Cy-1792 genomic region:
- the galB gene encoding beta-galactosidase GalB, producing the protein MFRKICCVAGMLLAGFFASGQSAIVREGNSQAEKFDDNWRFARFGLQPEGTRLEEPAGIEAFDYADNSWQPLTLPHDWAIAGPFRIELSGKTGKLPWKGIGWYRKDFTLPLTDTDKRIFLDFDGAMAYAKIWVNGQYVGTWPYGYSSFRMDITPYIHAGKKNVVAVRLDTENWDSRWYPGAGIYRHVWLVKTNAVHVSHWGTYITTADTTGGNANVSLKVNVANNGNASTKAFVQTAIYESADGKKIGKKIATGSNLPLQLNANDSMDVASSILIRQPQRWTLEHPHLYIAQTIVTDDKGTRDVFNTVFGIRKIEFTAHNGFLLNGKRVEFKGVCLHHDMGSIGAAINNTALRRQLTILKSMGCNAIRTSHNPPAPELLALADEMGFLVWDEAFDVWLHKKLKNDYNKLFNEWHERDLQALVHRDRNHPSVVIWSVGNEVMDQRDTAMTKMLADIVKKEDPTRPVSNAYNDPDGGRESGAATALGLMGVNYFFGRQAEWDKDPRYQDMPTIGSETSSCVSSRGEYFFHNQKFNNWQVSSYDNAWPGWGCSPDTQFRILHKNPRLLGEFVWTGFDYLGEPTPFNSDETNLLNFRTDTSKRKELQQALEELQKKNPPSRSSYFGILDLCGFPKDRFYSYQAQWRPEMPMAHLLPHWNWPERVDSIVPVQVYTSGDQAELFLNGKSQGIRKKRAGEDFRMVWDSVKYAPGVIHVVTYKNGKIWANDTIRTTGKAEKIMLKPETRSIKADGEDLCYITVQVSDAKGNMVPRSNPALTFQLEGPGEIVATDNGDATSLISFKSLTRPAYNGLAQVIVKAAKNASGQLKVKVSSADGIAGAAVVIPINH; encoded by the coding sequence ATGTTTAGGAAAATTTGTTGTGTTGCCGGAATGCTGTTGGCCGGTTTTTTTGCCAGCGGCCAATCTGCTATTGTAAGAGAAGGGAATAGCCAGGCAGAAAAGTTTGATGATAACTGGCGCTTTGCCCGATTTGGCTTGCAGCCGGAAGGCACCAGGCTGGAAGAACCTGCTGGTATAGAAGCCTTTGATTACGCTGATAATAGCTGGCAGCCCCTTACCTTACCGCACGATTGGGCTATAGCCGGCCCTTTCAGGATAGAGCTGTCAGGAAAAACCGGAAAGTTACCCTGGAAAGGAATCGGCTGGTATCGTAAGGATTTCACACTACCATTAACAGATACGGATAAACGAATATTCCTCGATTTTGACGGCGCCATGGCCTATGCCAAAATATGGGTGAATGGACAATATGTAGGTACCTGGCCTTACGGCTACAGCTCTTTCCGCATGGATATTACACCCTACATTCATGCCGGTAAAAAGAATGTGGTAGCGGTAAGACTCGATACTGAAAACTGGGATTCGAGGTGGTATCCCGGCGCCGGTATCTACAGGCACGTATGGCTGGTGAAAACAAATGCGGTACACGTTTCGCACTGGGGTACCTACATCACTACTGCTGATACCACCGGTGGTAATGCCAACGTTAGCCTGAAGGTAAACGTTGCCAATAACGGTAATGCATCAACGAAAGCATTTGTACAAACCGCCATATATGAATCGGCAGACGGAAAAAAGATCGGCAAAAAGATAGCAACAGGTAGTAATTTGCCACTGCAATTGAACGCAAATGATTCAATGGATGTGGCTTCCAGTATCCTGATCAGACAGCCGCAACGCTGGACCCTGGAGCATCCGCATTTATACATTGCCCAGACAATAGTAACGGATGATAAGGGAACCAGGGATGTATTCAATACTGTATTTGGAATCAGGAAGATTGAATTTACGGCACATAACGGATTTCTGTTGAATGGAAAGCGGGTTGAATTTAAAGGTGTATGCCTGCATCATGATATGGGTTCCATTGGTGCAGCGATCAACAATACCGCTTTAAGACGTCAGCTGACAATCCTTAAAAGTATGGGTTGCAATGCTATCCGTACTTCCCATAACCCTCCTGCCCCTGAACTGCTGGCGCTGGCGGATGAAATGGGCTTCCTGGTTTGGGATGAGGCCTTTGATGTGTGGTTGCACAAAAAACTCAAAAACGATTATAATAAACTGTTCAATGAATGGCATGAAAGAGACCTGCAGGCGTTGGTACACCGCGACCGCAACCATCCAAGTGTTGTCATCTGGTCGGTAGGCAACGAAGTAATGGACCAGCGCGATACCGCTATGACGAAAATGCTGGCAGATATTGTTAAAAAAGAAGACCCTACCAGGCCGGTATCCAATGCCTACAACGATCCGGATGGTGGCAGGGAAAGTGGTGCTGCCACTGCACTTGGCCTCATGGGTGTGAACTACTTCTTCGGACGCCAGGCAGAATGGGACAAAGATCCACGCTACCAGGATATGCCCACCATCGGTAGCGAAACTTCTTCCTGTGTAAGTTCAAGAGGGGAATATTTCTTCCATAACCAAAAATTCAACAACTGGCAGGTATCTTCCTATGATAATGCCTGGCCTGGCTGGGGATGCTCTCCGGATACACAGTTCAGGATTCTGCATAAAAATCCCCGCTTACTGGGTGAATTCGTCTGGACAGGATTTGATTACCTGGGAGAACCTACGCCATTTAATTCTGACGAAACAAATCTGCTGAACTTCAGAACAGATACCTCCAAAAGAAAAGAATTGCAGCAGGCATTGGAAGAATTGCAGAAAAAAAATCCTCCTTCCCGCAGCAGCTATTTCGGTATCCTTGATTTATGCGGATTTCCCAAAGACAGATTTTACAGCTATCAGGCGCAGTGGCGTCCGGAAATGCCAATGGCACATTTACTGCCGCATTGGAACTGGCCTGAAAGAGTGGATTCTATCGTTCCCGTTCAGGTTTATACCTCCGGCGATCAGGCAGAATTATTCCTGAATGGTAAAAGTCAGGGGATCCGTAAAAAGAGAGCAGGAGAGGATTTCAGGATGGTTTGGGACAGCGTGAAGTATGCACCTGGTGTCATCCATGTGGTGACTTATAAGAACGGAAAGATTTGGGCAAATGATACCATTCGTACCACAGGCAAGGCAGAGAAAATTATGCTAAAGCCGGAAACCCGCAGTATTAAGGCCGATGGTGAAGACTTATGCTATATTACCGTGCAGGTGAGTGATGCTAAAGGAAATATGGTACCACGATCCAATCCGGCATTGACATTCCAGTTAGAAGGACCTGGTGAAATTGTGGCAACAGATAACGGTGATGCTACTTCTCTAATTTCTTTTAAAAGCCTTACCAGGCCGGCTTATAACGGATTGGCACAGGTGATTGTCAAAGCGGCTAAGAATGCCAGCGGCCAGCTGAAAGTGAAGGTAAGCAGCGCAGATGGTATAGCAGGTGCGGCTGTGGTGATTCCTATTAACCACTAA
- the fusA gene encoding elongation factor G: MKRITRNRNIGIMAHVDAGKTTVTERMLYYTGLTHKLGSVDEGNTVMDSDPQEEKRGITISSAAITTYWNDHQVNIIDTPGHVDFTAEVERSLRILDGGIVVFCAKSGVQPQSETVWRQADKYNVPRIVLINKMDRQGADFNRVLQEIREVLNANAVPVQLPIGAEDHFTGVIDLVKMQAMVWDSEDGKQYTVTAIPAALLENALQMRRSLLEELSLVDEQIFEKYTDDPGSVTADDLYRAIRKATINRTLIPVFAAAAYRNKGVQPLLDGVVSYLPSPEDIGTVHVAEPEQELVVEAEAPLTALAFKIMADDYAGKLTLVRVYTGTLRTGDAVWNSRTGKKVRVSRLLRIMSDKFESVDTIEAGDIGAVVGMKDVRTGDTLSEGAHPLVLEQITFPEPMIGYAIEAKLSKDANRLGEVLARLLDEDPTLQASVDEVSGQTILKGMGELHLEVVLEKMATQYQLEVSKGKPQIAYKELFTTTVTHKEVYRKQNGGSGNFAAIAFEMGPRADGQPGLEFVNDIKGGAIPKEFIPSVQKGFEAAMQTGVLAGYPLQSMRVRLFDGSIHENDSHALDFEHAAQIGFKQVAKLAAPKLLEPVMDVEVTLPEEFTGAITGDLNRRRGIIRHMEMKGNTQVIKAEVPLAELFGYVTTLRTLSSGRAAASVTFHNYQIAPASVLAS; encoded by the coding sequence ATGAAACGTATAACCCGCAATAGGAATATAGGAATAATGGCCCATGTTGATGCCGGTAAAACCACTGTTACAGAAAGAATGCTGTATTACACCGGTCTTACGCATAAACTTGGTAGTGTAGACGAAGGTAACACGGTAATGGATAGTGATCCGCAGGAAGAAAAACGTGGTATCACCATCTCTTCCGCAGCCATTACTACCTATTGGAACGATCATCAGGTTAATATCATTGACACACCGGGGCACGTTGATTTCACTGCTGAAGTGGAACGTTCTTTACGTATACTCGATGGTGGTATTGTTGTTTTCTGTGCTAAGTCAGGCGTACAGCCACAGTCTGAAACCGTGTGGCGTCAGGCAGATAAATATAATGTACCAAGGATTGTCCTGATCAATAAAATGGACAGGCAGGGCGCCGACTTCAACCGTGTGCTGCAGGAGATCCGTGAGGTGTTAAATGCCAATGCGGTGCCTGTGCAATTGCCTATCGGTGCGGAAGATCATTTCACCGGCGTTATTGACCTGGTGAAGATGCAGGCTATGGTGTGGGATAGTGAAGATGGTAAACAGTATACTGTTACTGCTATTCCCGCTGCTCTGCTGGAAAACGCGTTGCAAATGCGCAGGTCGTTGCTGGAAGAATTATCATTGGTAGATGAACAGATTTTTGAAAAATATACCGATGACCCTGGAAGCGTTACTGCCGATGATTTGTACCGTGCCATCAGAAAAGCTACTATCAACCGTACCTTGATACCGGTGTTTGCAGCAGCTGCCTATAGGAATAAAGGTGTACAGCCTTTGCTGGACGGCGTTGTGTCCTACCTGCCTTCTCCTGAAGATATTGGTACCGTTCATGTAGCGGAGCCTGAACAGGAATTGGTGGTGGAAGCGGAAGCGCCGCTGACTGCGCTGGCATTTAAGATTATGGCAGATGATTATGCCGGAAAGCTCACGCTGGTAAGAGTGTACACAGGTACATTACGTACAGGCGATGCCGTTTGGAATAGTCGTACCGGTAAAAAGGTAAGAGTGAGTCGTTTGCTGCGTATCATGTCCGATAAGTTTGAGTCGGTGGATACGATAGAAGCCGGTGATATCGGTGCTGTTGTGGGTATGAAGGATGTACGTACCGGGGATACGCTTTCTGAAGGCGCTCATCCGCTGGTGCTGGAACAGATTACATTCCCTGAGCCGATGATAGGTTATGCGATAGAAGCAAAGCTCTCCAAGGATGCCAACAGGCTGGGAGAAGTGCTGGCACGCCTGCTGGATGAAGATCCTACGTTACAGGCAAGCGTAGACGAAGTATCGGGCCAGACGATCCTGAAAGGAATGGGTGAGCTTCACCTGGAAGTGGTACTGGAGAAAATGGCTACACAATATCAGCTGGAAGTCAGTAAGGGTAAGCCACAAATTGCCTATAAGGAGTTGTTCACTACTACTGTCACGCATAAGGAAGTCTACAGGAAGCAAAACGGTGGCTCCGGTAACTTTGCTGCCATTGCTTTTGAAATGGGACCGCGAGCAGATGGGCAACCCGGACTGGAATTCGTCAACGATATCAAGGGTGGCGCCATTCCTAAAGAGTTCATTCCTTCGGTGCAGAAAGGCTTTGAGGCCGCTATGCAAACTGGTGTGCTGGCAGGTTATCCGTTGCAGTCCATGCGTGTGCGCCTGTTCGATGGCAGCATTCATGAAAATGACTCTCATGCGTTGGATTTCGAACATGCTGCGCAGATAGGGTTTAAGCAGGTAGCGAAGCTGGCCGCACCTAAGTTGCTGGAGCCTGTCATGGATGTGGAAGTGACATTGCCGGAAGAATTTACAGGCGCCATCACCGGCGACCTCAACAGAAGACGCGGTATCATCCGTCACATGGAAATGAAAGGAAATACCCAGGTGATAAAAGCAGAAGTGCCGCTGGCCGAATTGTTTGGCTACGTTACTACGCTGAGGACCCTCTCTTCCGGTAGGGCCGCAGCTTCCGTGACATTCCATAATTATCAGATAGCACCTGCAAGTGTGCTGGCCTCATAA
- a CDS encoding Lrp/AsnC family transcriptional regulator: MQTLHEQDLALLRILQSNSRFDIAEIMKQLNISRSSVYEKIKKLEAEGYIKDYVALIDHKKVGLNFFVIVNVSLNTQRIEYVDEFLEKIKGLEEIMEAYVTGGIFDVILKVVTKDPEAYNDFVTKKLSAIPHISKIQSSFVMRYVKQTTALPF; encoded by the coding sequence ATGCAAACACTTCATGAACAAGACCTTGCACTGCTAAGGATACTTCAATCAAACTCCAGATTTGATATTGCGGAGATAATGAAGCAACTGAATATCTCCCGCAGCTCCGTATATGAGAAAATAAAGAAACTGGAAGCAGAAGGCTATATCAAAGATTATGTTGCACTCATTGATCACAAAAAAGTAGGGCTCAACTTTTTCGTGATCGTCAACGTTTCATTGAATACGCAACGTATTGAATATGTGGATGAGTTCCTGGAAAAAATCAAGGGCCTGGAAGAAATAATGGAAGCTTATGTAACTGGCGGTATCTTTGATGTAATCCTGAAAGTAGTAACGAAAGATCCGGAAGCATACAATGACTTTGTTACCAAAAAACTATCTGCCATTCCACACATCAGCAAAATCCAGAGCTCATTTGTAATGCGCTATGTTAAACAGACGACGGCATTACCATTCTGA
- a CDS encoding alpha/beta hydrolase-fold protein: protein MKPLYLFGLCFFILANNCLLAQERPDSVFSATLNEQRYLQVYLPHDYDTTKRYDVLYVLDGEMLVRFVPPVVAFEEENELMPPVIIVGIKNNYWYNIGQDSRERDLLPANAADKFLNFIGKELVPYVNQHYATSGSNILFGHSYAGLFVVYSFLTQTSLFNHYIASDPSLWWNDGAVLQLARQRLPQMRDTSTLFAGGRNGAIGESFGISDFDSLLTKMSPQIRRQVVFNEDEHHGSVRLKNMYDGLKFTYFGYSSFMLDFFPMGGIIQPHDAIPVYLYSTYLNINPGIRYTTDGTVPTMHSPRYDYGLKVKAPSVLMLKQFSNYGPDKTASARFSIGKMFPAEKIEGLQPGGMNYQCYQDSAGERRLLASGLLVKDFQPPFKVAGHVICDETGWFKADKTGYYTVLLEAGTSCSLSVDKQLLISIDAAKDGLSSKSFAVPLAAGYHRIALEFLCKEKDNNISLSMLRPPKVPSLAHLPEALLLKDVYYSTH from the coding sequence ATGAAACCACTGTATCTCTTTGGTTTATGCTTCTTTATCCTGGCTAATAACTGCCTGCTGGCGCAAGAACGGCCGGATTCTGTTTTCTCTGCTACATTAAATGAACAAAGATATCTGCAGGTATATCTTCCTCACGATTACGACACTACGAAAAGGTATGACGTTTTGTATGTATTGGATGGTGAGATGTTGGTAAGATTTGTACCGCCTGTTGTTGCTTTTGAGGAGGAGAATGAGTTGATGCCACCGGTTATTATAGTGGGTATAAAGAATAATTACTGGTATAACATAGGCCAGGATAGCCGGGAGCGGGATCTGCTGCCCGCCAATGCTGCAGATAAATTTTTAAACTTTATAGGAAAAGAGTTGGTGCCTTATGTTAATCAGCACTATGCAACGAGTGGAAGTAACATACTCTTCGGACACTCTTATGCCGGCCTGTTTGTCGTTTATTCCTTTCTTACCCAAACTTCATTATTCAATCATTATATTGCGTCAGACCCTTCTTTATGGTGGAACGATGGCGCCGTATTGCAATTGGCGAGGCAACGCCTGCCGCAAATGCGCGATACGTCCACTTTGTTTGCAGGCGGCAGGAATGGTGCTATCGGCGAATCATTCGGGATCAGTGATTTTGATAGCCTGCTGACTAAAATGAGTCCGCAGATCCGCCGGCAGGTGGTGTTTAATGAAGATGAACACCATGGGTCTGTCAGACTGAAAAACATGTACGACGGATTGAAATTTACTTATTTCGGTTATAGTTCTTTTATGCTGGATTTCTTCCCGATGGGCGGAATAATACAGCCGCATGATGCCATACCTGTCTATCTGTATTCTACTTATTTAAATATCAATCCCGGCATCAGGTATACTACTGATGGCACTGTTCCAACAATGCATTCACCGCGCTATGATTACGGCCTTAAAGTGAAAGCGCCGTCAGTGCTGATGTTGAAGCAGTTTTCCAATTACGGTCCTGATAAAACTGCAAGTGCCAGGTTCAGTATAGGTAAAATGTTTCCGGCAGAAAAAATAGAAGGACTGCAACCCGGTGGTATGAATTATCAATGCTACCAGGATAGCGCAGGAGAACGCCGGTTACTTGCAAGCGGCTTACTGGTAAAGGATTTTCAGCCACCATTCAAAGTTGCCGGCCATGTTATCTGTGATGAAACAGGATGGTTTAAAGCAGATAAAACCGGTTACTATACCGTGTTGCTGGAGGCTGGTACCAGTTGCAGCTTAAGTGTGGATAAACAGCTGCTCATCAGTATCGACGCTGCAAAAGATGGCCTCAGTAGTAAATCGTTTGCGGTGCCGCTGGCAGCGGGATATCATCGTATTGCACTGGAGTTTTTATGTAAGGAGAAAGATAATAATATCTCCCTGAGTATGCTGAGACCACCAAAAGTACCATCGCTGGCACATCTGCCAGAAGCGTTGTTACTCAAAGATGTATATTATTCCACGCACTGA
- a CDS encoding DMT family transporter, with product MNRYVLLVALGAVCYGTLTSFAKIAYGEGYLAGEITFAQASLGAILLWLLALLANIKAGKKGLAFDYKLILAGATMGCSAYCFYLSVSYIPVSLAIVLLMQVSWISALAEYLVFKKPVSGVQLAAMAGIIAGTVLAGDIIHLQSLHISVVGVVLALAGACFYTMYVLCTSKLGNNLSKLEKSALMTTGSALMILLINLPALKGNVHLDAGLLKWGLYLAVFGTVIPPICFTTGMPKIGPALSAVLLTLELPSVVLSAHLILHEPVTLLQILGILLMMGAIIFLNLPKDKSYADKVVLSTE from the coding sequence ATGAACAGATATGTTTTGTTGGTAGCCTTGGGGGCAGTTTGCTATGGCACCCTGACATCCTTCGCAAAAATCGCGTATGGCGAAGGTTACCTTGCGGGAGAGATTACCTTTGCACAGGCAAGCCTGGGCGCTATTTTACTCTGGTTGCTGGCATTGCTGGCCAATATCAAAGCAGGCAAAAAGGGCCTGGCATTCGATTATAAACTGATCTTAGCCGGGGCTACCATGGGATGCTCTGCCTATTGCTTTTATCTCTCGGTAAGCTATATACCTGTTTCACTGGCCATCGTATTGTTAATGCAGGTTTCATGGATCAGCGCACTGGCAGAATACCTGGTGTTCAAAAAGCCGGTATCAGGCGTGCAGCTGGCCGCCATGGCAGGAATCATTGCCGGAACGGTACTGGCTGGAGATATTATTCATCTTCAATCATTACATATTTCTGTTGTTGGTGTAGTACTGGCACTTGCAGGAGCGTGCTTTTACACGATGTATGTACTGTGTACGAGCAAACTGGGGAATAATCTCTCTAAACTTGAAAAAAGTGCGCTCATGACAACAGGCTCTGCTTTAATGATCCTGCTGATCAATCTGCCTGCGCTGAAAGGCAACGTACACCTCGATGCTGGTTTGCTGAAATGGGGGCTATATCTGGCTGTATTCGGAACAGTAATACCACCTATCTGTTTTACTACCGGCATGCCTAAAATAGGGCCGGCATTAAGTGCAGTGCTCCTGACGCTGGAGTTGCCATCTGTGGTATTGAGCGCACACCTCATTTTGCATGAGCCGGTAACACTGCTCCAGATCCTGGGTATATTACTAATGATGGGCGCCATCATTTTTCTTAATCTCCCGAAGGATAAAAGCTATGCCGACAAGGTAGTGCTATCAACAGAATAA
- a CDS encoding lysylphosphatidylglycerol synthase transmembrane domain-containing protein, translating to MADGTDKNDGSINTSYWIWTVIFIVFAVVLVIHFLPEIKKDLLLLKSVKFYWLAFAIMAQLLTYFFAATVYRILIRSYHLKENPSIGALIKATIISLFFNQTVPSGGISGNTFIFRFLKRFDMPVTDIISLIVIELSCYYAALEILIIGSLLGCLLPAGETPHAIKVTLIAGIFIFILLGTLMLLAGRKQFLVKVYDQLRKIKFFRKRLSAEMLETANQETKLLQNKRLPIIKSICFQLLVLLSDCFTVYALLLGLGAETSAFTVLLVFLCTRIIAILPISPGALVLYESSMVFFFSALGVPVGTGIVVTLLYRLLSFWLPMPAGLILYRNEQRKDSQP from the coding sequence ATGGCTGACGGTACAGATAAAAATGATGGTAGTATTAACACCTCCTATTGGATCTGGACGGTTATATTCATCGTTTTTGCAGTTGTGCTTGTTATCCATTTCCTTCCTGAGATAAAAAAAGATTTGCTGCTGCTCAAAAGTGTTAAATTTTACTGGCTGGCCTTCGCCATCATGGCGCAATTACTGACCTACTTCTTTGCAGCCACCGTTTACCGTATACTTATCCGCTCCTATCACCTGAAAGAAAACCCATCCATAGGCGCCTTGATAAAAGCGACTATTATCTCGCTGTTCTTCAACCAGACGGTACCCAGCGGCGGCATCAGCGGCAACACTTTCATCTTCCGGTTCCTGAAGCGGTTTGACATGCCTGTTACGGATATTATTTCGCTGATAGTTATTGAACTGAGTTGCTATTATGCAGCGCTTGAAATACTCATTATAGGCTCGCTGCTGGGCTGTCTGTTACCTGCCGGCGAAACACCGCATGCTATTAAAGTAACACTGATCGCAGGTATTTTCATCTTTATATTGCTGGGCACACTGATGTTACTGGCAGGCAGAAAGCAGTTCCTGGTGAAGGTTTACGATCAACTAAGGAAAATAAAATTCTTTCGTAAACGGCTGTCGGCCGAGATGCTGGAGACTGCCAACCAGGAAACAAAGCTGTTGCAAAACAAGCGGTTGCCAATAATAAAGAGCATTTGTTTTCAGCTGCTGGTGTTATTATCTGATTGCTTCACCGTTTATGCGTTACTGTTAGGACTGGGCGCTGAGACCTCCGCATTCACGGTGCTGCTGGTTTTTCTCTGCACCCGTATTATAGCTATTCTACCCATATCACCGGGAGCACTGGTACTGTATGAAAGCAGTATGGTATTCTTTTTTTCAGCGCTGGGAGTACCAGTAGGTACGGGTATTGTAGTTACGCTACTATACAGGCTATTATCCTTCTGGCTGCCGATGCCGGCAGGCCTCATACTTTACAGGAATGAGCAACGGAAAGATAGCCAGCCATAA
- a CDS encoding alpha/beta fold hydrolase, translating into MKPVFLLYFAFIACIPAAVARQKATIVPGACLVAIDSSFKTHCGYLVVPENRSKKNGKTIQLPFVIVESKNPDKRKDPLLFTSGGPGTSSIRWATGISKSTIINDRDCIAFEQRGTHFAIPNTEGPELGDAMKMAYRKNLNKDSMMLEGVKRYRKGLEAKGIDLEAYNTDESVADIHDFLTALKIDSVNLFGISYSGGLMMAVLKEDSSRIRSVILNSPLPMFVPIDEDEPANFNEALNILFSHCEKDSADQVRYGNLKNRFQQYFNDIADKKFYIKYLEEGTKDSLNIAYDRNDLFDVIQDAFGGPVAAVPYVITDIISGRHAAYIKPLLDRLFKYGKGPNGMRISAYCADQYNYHNEKVVQSIYNAYPYMKGYHINDVYNAVCDCWKYKPVKPATKTAFYTTRYALLADGEMDNACRPLYIDMIRHYMPNSYRLLFTKRAHGVGGPEFMPILREFLNNPAKLPVSGSPDVIVY; encoded by the coding sequence ATGAAACCGGTTTTCCTCCTGTATTTCGCTTTCATCGCCTGCATCCCTGCGGCAGTGGCCCGGCAAAAGGCCACGATTGTTCCCGGCGCCTGTCTTGTTGCTATCGACAGCAGTTTCAAAACCCACTGCGGCTACCTGGTAGTGCCGGAAAACAGAAGTAAGAAAAATGGAAAAACCATTCAGTTACCTTTTGTTATCGTGGAAAGTAAGAATCCGGATAAGAGAAAAGATCCACTGTTGTTTACCAGCGGTGGCCCTGGCACCAGCTCAATAAGATGGGCTACAGGGATTTCCAAAAGCACCATCATCAACGATAGGGATTGTATCGCCTTTGAGCAACGCGGTACGCATTTCGCCATACCCAACACAGAAGGGCCGGAGCTGGGCGACGCCATGAAAATGGCTTATCGTAAAAACCTCAATAAAGACAGTATGATGCTGGAAGGGGTAAAGCGCTACCGTAAAGGACTGGAGGCGAAAGGTATAGACCTGGAAGCCTATAATACAGACGAATCCGTTGCAGATATTCATGATTTCCTAACCGCCCTGAAAATCGATTCGGTAAACCTTTTTGGTATTTCCTATAGTGGTGGCCTCATGATGGCGGTACTAAAAGAAGATTCGTCACGTATCCGCTCTGTCATACTTAATTCGCCTTTGCCCATGTTTGTACCCATCGATGAAGATGAGCCGGCCAATTTCAATGAGGCGTTGAATATCCTGTTTAGTCACTGCGAAAAAGACTCTGCTGATCAGGTACGTTATGGTAACCTGAAAAACCGCTTTCAGCAATATTTCAATGATATCGCTGATAAAAAATTCTACATAAAATACCTGGAAGAAGGTACAAAAGACAGCCTGAATATTGCCTACGACCGCAATGACTTATTCGATGTCATACAGGATGCTTTCGGCGGCCCGGTTGCCGCAGTACCTTATGTTATTACCGATATCATCAGCGGCCGCCATGCGGCTTACATCAAACCCCTGCTGGACAGGTTGTTTAAATATGGGAAAGGCCCTAACGGTATGCGTATTTCTGCGTATTGCGCGGATCAATACAACTATCACAATGAAAAGGTGGTGCAGAGCATTTATAACGCTTACCCCTATATGAAAGGCTACCACATCAATGATGTATACAATGCAGTATGCGATTGCTGGAAATATAAACCGGTGAAGCCGGCTACAAAAACCGCTTTTTATACTACCAGGTACGCACTGCTGGCCGATGGAGAAATGGATAATGCCTGTCGTCCGCTATACATAGATATGATTCGGCATTATATGCCTAACAGCTACCGGCTGCTGTTTACCAAACGCGCACATGGTGTGGGCGGACCGGAATTCATGCCTATCCTGCGGGAATTCCTGAATAATCCTGCAAAGCTGCCGGTATCAGGGAGTCCGGATGTGATCGTGTATTAA
- a CDS encoding pyridoxamine 5'-phosphate oxidase family protein — MTTEALYHYLQSQHLAVVSSVSSAGMPQSAVVGIAVSPQLELIFDTVSSSRKYINLIANANIAVVIGWDNETTVQLEGIASLLPSGEAHPLKDIYFHTFHDARQRADTWPDLVHFVITPHWIRYSNFNELNNPVQEWDLK; from the coding sequence ATGACAACGGAAGCACTCTATCATTATCTCCAATCGCAGCACCTGGCGGTCGTTTCGTCTGTCAGCAGTGCAGGCATGCCACAGTCGGCCGTGGTAGGCATTGCCGTATCTCCGCAGCTGGAACTGATTTTCGATACGGTAAGCAGTTCACGCAAATACATTAACCTCATCGCGAACGCCAATATTGCTGTGGTTATTGGCTGGGATAATGAAACCACGGTACAGCTGGAAGGCATTGCCAGCCTGTTACCTTCCGGCGAGGCACATCCGCTGAAAGATATTTATTTCCATACCTTCCACGATGCCCGGCAACGGGCAGATACCTGGCCAGACCTGGTGCATTTCGTGATCACACCACACTGGATCAGGTACAGCAATTTCAATGAATTGAATAATCCTGTGCAGGAATGGGACCTGAAATAA